In one bacterium genomic region, the following are encoded:
- a CDS encoding alkaline phosphatase family protein: MILADGARADVMRDMAERGKLPAISEHLIAPGSLRAAVTAFPSTTGPAYLPYLTGCYPGTCNLPGIRWFDKDRYAERRFSMDRFRSYVGAESFYMNGDLAPDKRTLFEIIPKSVNVFSSINRGAGLNGDRTKFSRIWYWYYAHLTDRWGLVDEAAGGKVVEALKRDPEFVFAVFPAIDEYSHLSSPFHPRTIAAYEGLDRAVGRIVAALKARGQMEETAIVIVSDHGLSETSRHFPLNQFLEKSGIETLYYPKILFKKRIEAASMVSGNGMANVYLKNGRGWKGRTPWEHLASREDRLIDRLLEQPEVDLLAAQRSDGAVVVKSKKGEAAISENGNIRYETSGGDPFGYTGLPAAMTERESLRLTEKTDYPDAPAQLLQIFRSRRAGDVILSAAKGSDLRLRYEIHEHKSSHGALHWEHMQVPLVTNVRLPEGPVRSADVFPTVLKLLGRPIPAAIDGRSLI; the protein is encoded by the coding sequence ATGATATTGGCCGACGGGGCGCGCGCCGACGTGATGCGCGACATGGCCGAACGGGGCAAACTTCCCGCCATCTCGGAGCACCTGATCGCGCCGGGTTCGCTCCGGGCGGCGGTCACGGCCTTTCCCTCCACGACGGGACCGGCCTACCTGCCCTATCTGACGGGCTGCTACCCCGGAACCTGCAATCTTCCCGGCATCCGCTGGTTCGACAAGGACCGCTACGCGGAGCGGCGTTTCTCCATGGACCGGTTTCGCAGTTACGTGGGTGCGGAGTCGTTCTACATGAACGGCGACCTGGCGCCCGACAAACGGACGTTGTTCGAGATCATCCCGAAATCGGTGAACGTCTTCAGCAGCATCAATCGCGGCGCCGGACTCAATGGGGATCGGACGAAGTTTTCCCGCATCTGGTATTGGTATTACGCCCACCTGACCGACCGCTGGGGGTTGGTGGACGAGGCGGCGGGTGGAAAAGTCGTCGAGGCGCTGAAACGCGACCCCGAGTTCGTTTTCGCGGTCTTTCCGGCGATCGACGAGTATTCGCATCTTTCGAGCCCCTTTCACCCGCGCACGATCGCGGCCTACGAGGGGTTGGACCGGGCGGTCGGAAGGATCGTCGCCGCCCTCAAGGCGCGCGGCCAGATGGAGGAGACGGCGATCGTCATCGTCAGTGACCACGGTCTTTCCGAAACCTCCCGGCATTTCCCTCTCAACCAATTTTTGGAAAAATCGGGGATCGAGACTCTCTATTATCCGAAGATCCTTTTCAAAAAGCGTATTGAGGCCGCCAGCATGGTCTCGGGCAACGGCATGGCGAACGTCTACCTCAAGAACGGACGGGGCTGGAAGGGGCGCACCCCTTGGGAGCATCTGGCGTCCCGCGAGGACCGTTTGATCGACCGGCTGTTGGAGCAACCGGAGGTGGATCTTCTGGCCGCCCAAAGGTCCGACGGGGCCGTCGTGGTGAAGAGCAAAAAGGGCGAGGCGGCGATCTCGGAAAACGGAAACATCCGCTATGAAACGAGCGGCGGCGATCCCTTCGGCTATACCGGTCTGCCCGCGGCGATGACCGAGCGCGAATCGTTAAGATTGACGGAAAAGACCGACTATCCCGACGCCCCGGCGCAGCTCTTGCAGATCTTCCGGTCCCGACGGGCGGGGGACGTCATCCTTTCGGCCGCCAAGGGCAGCGACCTGCGTCTCCGCTATGAGATCCACGAGCACAAGTCCTCGCACGGCGCGCTTCATTGGGAGCACATGCAGGTTCCCTTGGTGACGAACGTACGTCTCCCCGAGGGCCCCGTGCGTTCCGCGGACGTCTTTCCGACGGTCCTCAAGCTCCTGGGCCGCCCCATCCCGGCCGCCATCGACGGCCGTAGTCTCATCTAA
- a CDS encoding TetR/AcrR family transcriptional regulator, producing the protein METRSEKSLRILDAAIRVFARKGFYNSTIADVAKIAEVAEGTIYLYFKNKDDLLISIFEHSMDLFIEVAKKELEGIDDPKEKLKKFISLHLRLVQKNPELAQVLQIELRQSSKFMKEYEGGKFSEYLNVVRGILEEGQAKGVFRKDLEPRVLRRAIFGCVDELALEWLLMTKKKYSLETCAEQVGDLFIRGISNQS; encoded by the coding sequence ATGGAAACTCGGTCGGAAAAATCGCTTCGCATCCTGGACGCCGCCATCCGCGTCTTCGCCCGGAAGGGGTTTTACAACTCGACCATCGCCGACGTCGCCAAGATCGCCGAGGTGGCGGAAGGCACGATCTATCTCTACTTCAAGAACAAGGACGACCTCCTCATCTCCATCTTCGAGCACAGCATGGACCTCTTCATCGAGGTGGCGAAGAAGGAGCTGGAAGGAATCGATGACCCAAAGGAAAAGCTGAAGAAGTTCATTAGCCTCCACCTGCGCCTCGTCCAAAAGAACCCGGAGTTGGCCCAGGTCCTCCAAATCGAGCTCAGGCAGTCGTCGAAGTTCATGAAGGAATACGAAGGCGGCAAGTTCAGCGAGTACCTGAACGTCGTCCGGGGCATCCTGGAAGAGGGGCAGGCCAAAGGCGTCTTCCGGAAGGACTTGGAGCCGCGCGTGCTCCGGCGGGCGATTTTCGGTTGTGTCGATGAGCTGGCGCTGGAGTGGCTCCTGATGACGAAGAAAAAATACAGTTTGGAGACCTGCGCGGAGCAGGTGGGTGACTTGTTCATTCGCGGGATCAGTAATCAATCATAA
- a CDS encoding electron transfer flavoprotein subunit beta/FixA family protein: MKIAVLIKQVPDTETKIRIKADSSGTEADGIKYIISPYDEYAVEEALKTKEKAGAGEVVVVSLGPARCVEAIRTALAMGADRGIHIDDGGIPMDPFVTAKVLANALKNENPSIIFTGRQAIDDDAAQVPQMVAEFLNLPQVMIAEKFELNAAKNGATVYRRVGGGAKEVYDVAFPALVGAEKGLNTPRYASLPGIMKAKTKPMAALKASDLVGEAKPKTVNTNYRLPPERKAGKVLQGEPEQVVKELVKLLREEAKVI, from the coding sequence ATGAAAATCGCAGTCCTCATTAAGCAGGTGCCGGACACCGAGACCAAGATCCGGATCAAGGCCGACTCGTCCGGAACCGAAGCGGACGGGATCAAGTACATCATCAGCCCCTACGACGAATATGCGGTCGAAGAGGCCCTCAAGACCAAGGAGAAGGCGGGAGCCGGCGAGGTGGTCGTCGTGTCTCTCGGTCCTGCGCGCTGCGTGGAGGCGATCCGCACGGCGCTTGCCATGGGCGCGGACCGGGGGATCCACATCGACGACGGAGGCATTCCGATGGACCCCTTCGTGACCGCGAAGGTGCTTGCCAACGCCCTCAAGAACGAGAACCCGAGCATTATCTTCACCGGCAGGCAGGCCATCGACGACGATGCGGCCCAGGTGCCTCAGATGGTCGCCGAGTTCCTGAACCTCCCCCAGGTGATGATCGCCGAAAAATTCGAGCTGAACGCGGCCAAGAACGGGGCGACGGTTTATCGCCGCGTGGGCGGAGGGGCCAAGGAGGTCTACGATGTCGCGTTTCCGGCGCTCGTCGGCGCCGAGAAGGGGCTCAACACGCCGCGCTACGCGTCGCTTCCGGGCATCATGAAGGCAAAGACCAAGCCCATGGCGGCGCTCAAGGCGAGCGACCTGGTCGGCGAGGCCAAGCCCAAGACCGTTAACACGAACTACCGCCTGCCGCCCGAGCGGAAGGCCGGAAAGGTCCTGCAGGGCGAGCCCGAGCAGGTGGTGAAGGAGTTGGTGAAGCTGCTTCGTGAGGAAGCGAAGGTCATTTAA
- a CDS encoding electron transfer flavoprotein subunit alpha/FixB family protein yields the protein MGNILVIGEHQDGKVKKVTQELVTKAAELAGQIGGEVDVVLVGHGLQNPAELGSFGAKKVYVVDTPKLEKYNTEGCVKVISDLAQEAKPSVILGTASPLGKDLLPRLAARLNAGLAADCTDLKIDGGKLVATRPIYSGKAFVDVKFEGDLQIASARPNSFVAKAAGAGASAEVVQKNIDPGELRAVMKEIVKGKSDKADLTEAAVIVSGGRAMKAAENFKILNELADVIGATVGASRAAVDSGYAAHDMQVGQTGKVVNPNLYIACGISGAIQHLAGMRTSKVIVAINKDPEAPIFTKADYGIVGDLFQVVPLLTQEFKKVLTE from the coding sequence ATGGGCAACATCTTAGTCATCGGCGAACATCAGGACGGAAAGGTCAAAAAAGTCACGCAGGAGTTGGTCACCAAGGCGGCCGAGCTCGCGGGCCAGATCGGCGGCGAGGTGGACGTCGTCCTTGTCGGACACGGGCTGCAGAACCCCGCGGAGTTGGGGTCCTTCGGGGCCAAGAAGGTCTATGTCGTCGACACCCCCAAGCTCGAGAAATACAACACGGAGGGCTGCGTGAAGGTCATCTCCGACCTCGCCCAGGAAGCGAAACCCTCCGTCATTCTCGGAACCGCGAGTCCCCTGGGCAAGGACCTCCTTCCGCGCCTCGCCGCGCGCCTGAACGCCGGGCTTGCGGCCGATTGCACCGACCTTAAGATCGACGGGGGCAAGCTGGTGGCCACCCGTCCCATCTATTCCGGCAAGGCCTTCGTGGACGTGAAGTTCGAGGGCGATCTCCAGATCGCCTCGGCACGCCCGAACTCGTTCGTCGCCAAGGCCGCCGGAGCGGGCGCGTCCGCCGAAGTCGTCCAAAAGAACATCGATCCCGGTGAGCTCCGGGCCGTCATGAAGGAAATCGTGAAGGGCAAGTCCGACAAGGCGGACCTGACGGAGGCGGCGGTCATCGTCTCGGGCGGCCGCGCCATGAAGGCGGCCGAGAACTTCAAGATTCTGAACGAGTTGGCCGACGTGATCGGGGCCACGGTGGGCGCCTCGCGCGCGGCGGTCGACTCGGGCTACGCGGCGCACGACATGCAGGTGGGCCAGACGGGCAAGGTCGTCAACCCGAACCTCTACATCGCCTGCGGCATCTCCGGCGCCATCCAGCACCTGGCCGGCATGAGGACCTCCAAGGTGATCGTCGCGATCAACAAGGACCCGGAGGCCCCCATCTTCACCAAGGCGGATTACGGCATCGTCGGCGATCTCTTTCAGGTCGTCCCGTTGCTGACCCAGGAATTTAAAAAGGTCCTAACGGAATAG
- a CDS encoding acyl-CoA dehydrogenase family protein, which translates to MAAQATGGSFLLEKTGEREIFLPEDLSDEQRQLADLVKNFIQGEVLPRSEDIEHQKFDVTVGLLKKAGELGLLAAEVPEELGGLAINKVSTVAMGENSIYQGSFSVSLMCHTGIGSWPIMYFGTPEQKKKYLTKLATGEMIGAYCLTEPCSGSDALGMKSKAVPSADGKSWVLNGEKTFITNGGFADLYTIFAKTEGDKTTAFLVERGTPGLSTGKEEKKMGIKGSSTTPVVMENCVIPKENLLGEIGKGHKIAFNILNLGRFKLGVGATGASKYLIGEAVKYAKDRKQFGKSITDFGLIRKKLANMASRTFVSESMNYRTADLMDQKIKALAKGDASYDQKVMEIVEEFAIESSIAKIYGSECVDMVADEGLQILGGYGFLEEYPFAAALRNTRINRIFEGTNEINRLLIPAMLFKAAMKGQLELMNAISSVVGQLKEGWKKEGDGPLADEIHQVELAKKLTIYAAGCAAQKFMDQLRDKQYIAEYIADLAVETYAMETAVLRAVQLRKRFGDKATLAESIMKLFVNEAYPEMLVRARRLLLAVAEGNQEEFGKYAKALTRFDYFNPVDTTALRDGIAQAVIDREGYRIV; encoded by the coding sequence ATGGCGGCACAGGCAACCGGCGGTTCCTTCCTCCTCGAAAAAACGGGCGAGCGCGAGATCTTTCTTCCGGAGGACTTGAGCGACGAGCAGAGGCAGTTGGCCGATCTCGTGAAGAACTTCATCCAGGGCGAGGTCCTGCCCCGGAGCGAGGACATCGAACATCAGAAGTTCGACGTCACCGTCGGCCTGCTCAAGAAAGCAGGTGAGCTGGGTCTCTTGGCCGCCGAAGTTCCCGAAGAATTGGGCGGGCTCGCGATCAACAAGGTGTCGACGGTCGCCATGGGCGAGAACTCCATCTACCAAGGCTCGTTCAGCGTTTCCCTCATGTGTCACACGGGCATCGGTTCGTGGCCGATCATGTATTTCGGAACGCCCGAGCAGAAGAAAAAGTACCTGACGAAGCTGGCGACGGGCGAAATGATCGGCGCCTACTGTTTGACCGAGCCCTGTTCGGGATCGGACGCCTTGGGCATGAAGTCGAAGGCGGTTCCTTCGGCGGACGGCAAGAGCTGGGTCCTGAACGGCGAGAAAACCTTCATCACCAACGGGGGCTTCGCCGACCTCTATACCATCTTCGCGAAGACCGAAGGCGACAAGACGACGGCCTTTTTGGTCGAGCGCGGAACGCCCGGCCTGTCCACGGGCAAGGAAGAGAAGAAGATGGGGATCAAGGGGTCCTCGACGACGCCGGTCGTGATGGAAAATTGCGTGATCCCCAAGGAGAACCTCCTGGGGGAAATCGGCAAGGGTCATAAGATCGCCTTCAACATCCTGAATCTTGGCCGTTTCAAGCTGGGTGTCGGCGCCACGGGCGCGTCCAAGTACCTGATCGGAGAGGCCGTCAAGTACGCGAAGGACCGGAAGCAGTTCGGCAAGTCCATCACCGACTTCGGCCTGATCCGAAAAAAGCTGGCGAACATGGCCTCGCGGACGTTCGTCTCGGAAAGCATGAATTACCGCACGGCGGACCTGATGGATCAAAAGATCAAGGCCTTGGCCAAGGGGGACGCGTCCTACGATCAAAAAGTCATGGAGATTGTGGAAGAGTTCGCGATCGAATCGTCCATCGCCAAGATTTACGGATCGGAATGCGTCGACATGGTGGCCGACGAGGGCCTGCAGATTCTCGGCGGGTACGGTTTCCTCGAGGAATATCCCTTCGCCGCCGCCCTGCGGAACACGCGCATCAACCGGATCTTCGAGGGAACGAACGAAATCAACCGTCTCCTGATTCCGGCCATGCTGTTCAAGGCCGCAATGAAGGGGCAGTTGGAGCTGATGAACGCGATTTCCTCGGTGGTCGGCCAGCTGAAGGAAGGCTGGAAGAAGGAAGGGGACGGGCCGTTGGCGGATGAAATCCACCAGGTCGAGTTGGCCAAGAAGCTGACGATCTATGCGGCCGGATGCGCGGCCCAGAAGTTCATGGATCAGTTGCGGGACAAGCAATACATCGCCGAATACATCGCGGACCTCGCCGTCGAGACTTACGCGATGGAGACGGCGGTCCTGCGCGCGGTCCAGCTCCGCAAGCGGTTCGGAGACAAGGCGACGCTGGCGGAATCGATCATGAAACTTTTCGTCAACGAGGCATATCCCGAGATGCTCGTCCGGGCACGCCGCCTCCTTC